A stretch of Blautia liquoris DNA encodes these proteins:
- a CDS encoding DUF512 domain-containing protein, whose protein sequence is MKNKGHIIKSIEPGSIAEEMGLDCGDEVLSINGKIIEDVFDYHYLMDDDYIELGIKKADGEEWVLEIDKEHDEDLGITFENGLMDSYRSCSNQCMFCFIDQMPRGMRDTLYFKDDDSRLSFLQGNYVTLTNMSDHDIDRIIQYHLAPINISFHTTNPILRCKMLHNRFAGDIFMKVKRLYDAGIEMNGQIVLCKGVNDKEELEKSIQDLSGFLPHLRSISVVPVGLTRYRDGLYPLEAFTRDDAEQVLNTIHKWQEKLYPKYGIHFVYASDEWYILAGRELPSEETYDGYLQYENGVGMLRLLETEIEEEMSQRVADARTRDISIATGALAAPFIKEYTENIRKIYPGIHVKVFSVANIFFGESITVSGLLTGQDIKNQLKGQSLGEKLLIPCNMLRQGENVFLDDMTVEELEEALGVPILVVDEPGKDFVRAVADKDAVITHRRRIMYEQTDCSDSGSAKCR, encoded by the coding sequence ATGAAGAATAAAGGACATATTATAAAGAGTATCGAACCCGGCAGTATCGCCGAGGAAATGGGACTCGACTGCGGGGATGAAGTGCTTTCAATCAATGGAAAAATCATTGAGGATGTCTTTGATTATCATTATCTTATGGATGATGATTATATTGAATTGGGCATCAAAAAAGCAGACGGTGAAGAATGGGTTCTTGAGATTGACAAAGAACATGATGAAGATCTGGGGATTACGTTTGAGAATGGTCTGATGGATAGCTACCGGTCCTGCAGCAATCAATGTATGTTTTGCTTTATTGATCAGATGCCTCGTGGAATGCGAGACACATTGTACTTTAAAGATGATGATTCCAGATTGTCATTTTTACAGGGGAATTATGTCACTTTGACAAATATGAGTGATCACGATATAGACAGAATTATTCAGTATCATCTCGCACCAATTAACATATCATTTCACACGACAAATCCGATCCTCAGGTGCAAGATGCTTCACAACCGATTCGCCGGGGACATCTTCATGAAAGTCAAAAGACTTTATGATGCCGGGATTGAGATGAATGGACAGATTGTGCTTTGCAAAGGTGTTAATGACAAGGAGGAACTTGAGAAGAGTATTCAAGACTTAAGTGGTTTCCTGCCTCATCTTCGGAGCATATCTGTAGTTCCGGTAGGACTCACTCGTTACAGAGATGGTCTTTATCCTCTGGAAGCATTTACAAGGGATGATGCAGAGCAAGTTTTAAATACAATCCATAAATGGCAGGAGAAACTATATCCCAAATATGGAATCCATTTCGTGTATGCCTCGGATGAATGGTATATTCTGGCCGGGAGGGAACTACCCAGTGAGGAGACCTATGATGGATATCTGCAGTATGAGAATGGAGTTGGTATGCTTCGCCTTTTAGAGACAGAGATCGAGGAGGAAATGAGTCAAAGGGTCGCTGATGCAAGAACCAGAGACATTTCTATCGCCACAGGAGCTTTGGCGGCGCCATTTATCAAAGAATACACGGAGAACATCAGAAAAATATATCCCGGTATCCATGTGAAGGTTTTTTCTGTGGCCAATATTTTTTTTGGGGAGAGTATTACAGTGTCGGGACTGCTTACAGGGCAAGATATTAAAAATCAGCTAAAGGGTCAAAGTTTGGGTGAAAAGCTTTTAATTCCCTGCAATATGCTGAGACAGGGAGAAAATGTTTTCCTCGATGATATGACTGTTGAGGAGCTGGAAGAAGCTCTTGGCGTGCCGATTCTCGTGGTAGACGAACCAGGTAAGGATTTTGTGAGAGCCGTTGCTGATAAAGATGCGGTCATAACACATAGAAGGAGAATAATGTATGAGCAAACCGATTGTAGCGATAGTGGGTCGGCCAAATGTAGGTAA